Genomic DNA from Oncorhynchus tshawytscha isolate Ot180627B unplaced genomic scaffold, Otsh_v2.0 Un_contig_17696_pilon_pilon, whole genome shotgun sequence:
TACTCAGCCCATTGTGAGATGCTCAGTCATCGACATGGGCAAATCTACTAAGCCAAAAACATTGGTGTGTGATGCCAGGGAAAGCATGTCTGCAATAGTGGATACCATCATAAAGGAGGTACAtccagaggaagaaggggaggttGCATTCCACCCTGATCTAACAGCTGCAATAGCAAGACTGGAGGAGCTCATATCTCAGGGTAGGATTGGTGCTCTCTCACGTGATCTTACTCACCAAGTCAACCGCATCATCTCTGAGAGCAACTTGACCCCTCTGGTTCTGACAGTGGCGGCTGGAAAGAGTGCATCCGATACAGTCCTTAAGCTGAAGAGGAATGACAAGACGGTGGGGAAGCCCACAGCTTACAAGCTGGTTCAGCTTTTTGCAGAGGAGTCTGTGAAGCGCCTCTTGCTTCCTAGCCTTGTGCCCTCTACAGCTTCAATGAGTTTGGCTCAGGGAGTTAGTGTGCCGGCTAGCGTACCTGAAGATAGGATTTCATGTTCTTTTTCTACATCAGCATTTAGTGACACAGTCAGCCTGTTTACCAAAGTAATGGTAAGCCAGGTCATGGACTCTGTGGTTTCTGATGCACAAAGCAGAGGGTCATCTCCAACCGGAACTGTAACTGATATAGGCAGTCTACTGAGTGGTAAGTCCTACCCTCTGCCATCTTTCTCCGCCATCAGCATGACAACAAGTGGGACCTCCAATGCTGCACGAGGCTTTGAGGCCAACATAGATGCTGAGGAAAGGGATACCATCAGTTGTTTCGGTGTACCTCAGAGCATTGTTTGTGATCAGAATTCAACCAGCCCGGATGTTGCCTCGCTTTCAACCCCATCCACTGACAACTTAGTCGGTGATGATGACTTCACCGGCCTCATCAGCATGTTAGTGGTGAGACTTCTGTCAAAAATCCAAACCCAAACTGATCTGTACCCAACTGACGTCACACGCACGTCACAAGACCTGATTCCAAAAGTTATAGCTGCCTTCTGTGCATGGTCAGGCTGCTCTGAGACCCAAGCTTATCCCAAGAACCTGAAGAGTCACAAAGTATACAGCACCGTCTACAACCATCTGTTGAAGGAGTTTGGCTCAGAGAAAATACTCCAACTGGCCGTGTCGACTCAGGACTCCACATTCAATAGGATTCTTGTGAAGTCATTGAGAAAGGAGCTTCTCCACAGTTGTAACGAGGCATCAAGAGCAGCCTCAAGAACATCTTTCGAAGCCACCAGGCCAGAAGCTCTTCTCATGGCTAAAGATGTGAAGGCTACCAGAGGGAAGCTGTCTTTCCTACAAAGGCTTGCCAGACTGAAATTCAACTTAAAGGTACATCACACTTATTTAAGTTAACAATTGTGTCAATGTGAGTAAACAATGTTATTTAGAGAAAATGTAAAACCATCCATTAATTCCAAAACCATTTATAAATCTTGTTGTGCTGGTGTGTAAGATGTGATCGTTATTACCGTGAGATTGTTCTGCTGTGACAGTTGTTTTGACATGTTTTTGTTTTAGCCATTCATGATGGGAAACAAGAAGGATTCCAAGAAGAATTTGCGCCATTCTGAATCCAAAGACCAGACTACTGCTGAAGATATCATGTGTAAGTCCATACAGCAGGACATTTACTGTTTGAGATATTGGTGTACAAAGCTGCTATTGCAAAAATATTAAACCCTATATACAATACATTATATATTATCGATAGTAATCTCTTATGTAAAATTATTTATAGTTTCCAAATCTCAAGATTCTGGTTCTCATTTATTTGTGAAAGTAATAATGAGTTGAAACTAAGAATACAATATAACATCATTTCTAAATGAAAGTGCAtgtcaactctctctcttctgtcgcCCAACATAGTGGCA
This window encodes:
- the LOC112265647 gene encoding uncharacterized protein LOC112265647, whose protein sequence is MSAIVDTIIKEVHPEEEGEVAFHPDLTAAIARLEELISQGRIGALSRDLTHQVNRIISESNLTPLVLTVAAGKSASDTVLKLKRNDKTVGKPTAYKLVQLFAEESVKRLLLPSLVPSTASMSLAQGVSVPASVPEDRISCSFSTSAFSDTVSLFTKVMVSQVMDSVVSDAQSRGSSPTGTVTDIGSLLSGKSYPLPSFSAISMTTSGTSNAARGFEANIDAEERDTISCFGVPQSIVCDQNSTSPDVASLSTPSTDNLVGDDDFTGLISMLVVRLLSKIQTQTDLYPTDVTRTSQDLIPKVIAAFCAWSGCSETQAYPKNLKSHKVYSTVYNHLLKEFGSEKILQLAVSTQDSTFNRILVKSLRKELLHSCNEASRAASRTSFEATRPEALLMAKDVKATRGKLSFLQRLARLKFNLKPFMMGNKKDSKKNLRHSESKDQTTAEDIMLAHPGLPEGLPSTSQQEKPRKRPLLIRMFSTISIGLSKPFKRFSKQA